The Spirochaetota bacterium genome has a window encoding:
- a CDS encoding 4Fe-4S dicluster domain-containing protein, translating to MKHRRWFYIRAAVQVCCWFAFITLVVSTRDPIEDGYLYGLFPRLSLHLGIATSIAARAVLAAFLPGLAVLALSLAFGRFFCSTVCPLGATIDASDKIIARRKGALKPEIARAGRGIKYIVLVVSLILALAGVQAAGIIDPLSLSLRVYSTVVYPFFDHLAKLAFDGLLPIPGLGAAVGPLYGFLTDTVLDFNPIVFHNAGAVMLLLILILLLSLWARRFWCRYLCPLGALLALAGGFGMLRRTVDALKCVNCLRCERDCRMGAIHDRGLATIHGECVQCFECLKSCEHDAISFHAVSPFASGRADATAAESSSITAVPERPAISRRALIAGTAASLALIPGFRLNAARRADFSEIIRPPGSLPEHEFLDACIRCGACMKACPTNALHPSFLESGLEGVYTPRLIPRIGWCEKNCVLCTEVCPTGAIKKLRMGDKETTVIGTAYFLKDLCIPWAEGRECVVCEEVCPTLTKSIKFREETVPNKKGGSVRVKLPYVLEDICIGCGICENKCPVRGSAAIRVRTRKAEVPSAG from the coding sequence ATGAAGCATCGCCGGTGGTTTTATATCAGGGCCGCCGTACAGGTATGCTGCTGGTTCGCGTTTATAACGCTCGTCGTTTCAACGAGGGATCCAATCGAAGACGGCTACCTGTACGGGCTGTTCCCCCGGCTTTCACTCCACCTTGGAATAGCGACGAGCATTGCGGCCCGCGCGGTCCTCGCCGCCTTTCTGCCGGGGCTTGCGGTCCTGGCGCTTTCTCTTGCGTTCGGACGGTTTTTCTGCTCGACCGTATGTCCTCTTGGCGCGACCATAGACGCCTCCGATAAGATAATTGCGCGGCGGAAGGGCGCTCTGAAACCCGAAATCGCGCGGGCGGGACGGGGAATTAAATACATCGTACTTGTGGTTTCGCTGATCCTCGCCCTTGCTGGAGTCCAGGCGGCCGGCATCATCGATCCGCTGTCTCTGTCGCTGCGGGTGTACTCCACGGTCGTGTATCCTTTTTTCGACCATCTTGCCAAGCTTGCATTTGACGGGCTGTTGCCTATTCCCGGTCTCGGCGCCGCGGTCGGCCCCCTGTACGGTTTTCTAACGGACACGGTCCTCGATTTCAACCCGATCGTGTTCCATAACGCCGGCGCAGTAATGCTTCTCCTTATTCTGATTCTGCTGCTTTCGCTCTGGGCGCGCCGGTTCTGGTGCCGTTACCTGTGTCCGCTGGGCGCGCTCCTCGCGCTCGCCGGAGGCTTCGGCATGCTTCGCAGAACGGTCGATGCGTTGAAATGCGTAAACTGCCTGCGATGCGAACGGGACTGCCGCATGGGCGCAATCCACGATCGCGGCCTCGCGACGATCCACGGCGAATGCGTACAGTGTTTCGAATGCCTCAAATCCTGCGAGCACGATGCCATCTCGTTTCACGCCGTGTCGCCCTTCGCATCGGGACGCGCGGACGCGACCGCTGCCGAATCATCATCCATCACCGCCGTTCCCGAGCGGCCCGCTATTTCGCGTAGAGCGCTTATTGCCGGCACGGCCGCGTCGCTTGCGCTTATTCCGGGATTCAGGCTCAACGCGGCGCGCAGGGCGGACTTCAGCGAAATAATCAGGCCTCCCGGATCGCTCCCCGAGCACGAATTCCTCGACGCGTGCATACGCTGCGGCGCCTGCATGAAGGCATGCCCCACGAACGCGCTGCATCCCTCGTTTCTGGAGTCGGGCCTCGAGGGCGTCTATACGCCCCGCCTCATCCCGCGCATCGGCTGGTGCGAAAAGAACTGCGTGCTCTGCACCGAGGTCTGCCCGACCGGCGCGATAAAAAAGCTTCGCATGGGGGATAAAGAGACCACGGTCATCGGCACGGCCTATTTTCTCAAAGACCTGTGCATCCCATGGGCCGAGGGCCGCGAATGCGTTGTCTGCGAAGAGGTATGCCCCACCCTTACCAAGTCGATCAAGTTCAGGGAAGAGACCGTGCCGAATAAAAAGGGCGGGTCGGTGCGGGTCAAGCTTCCCTACGTGCTCGAGGACATCTGCATCGGATGCGGCATCTGCGAGAACAAATGCCCCGTACGCGGCAGCGCGGCCATACGGGTCCGGACGCGCAAGGCCGAGGTACCGTCGGCGGGATGA
- a CDS encoding methyltransferase domain-containing protein has translation MRHCEIVIQKVAYGGFGLGFLDRMAVFVPYAFPGDRIRAALTVEKKSHAFGEIAEIIDPSEMRTTPECPNYTRCGGCDYLAVSYEHELEIKRGILAESIERIGSFPRDTIPAIETISGPRLHYRSHATVKYDGGATGLYARGTSSLIAFPPEGCLLVSERIAAALREKVPGVADEFRIAEDAHGRILRSTEADRMVEDIVAGILYRRDISSFFQSNRFLRERMLGTVGEFAGLKKDERFIDIGCGVGFFTLDLARSGNPGTGVDRDRIAISSARENARANNIGSAAFLTADASSFPARGHAGDTVILDPPRAGISAAARGAISGLSPRRIIYVSCNPTTFARDIRDFAAAGYPLKKILFIDMFPATMHIEAIGLLERVI, from the coding sequence ATGAGACACTGTGAAATCGTAATCCAGAAAGTCGCCTATGGCGGGTTCGGCCTCGGCTTTCTTGACCGTATGGCGGTCTTTGTGCCCTATGCCTTTCCCGGCGACCGAATTCGCGCGGCTTTAACCGTTGAGAAGAAGAGCCACGCATTCGGCGAGATTGCCGAAATAATAGATCCGTCGGAAATGCGCACGACCCCCGAATGCCCGAACTACACACGGTGCGGCGGATGCGATTACCTTGCGGTTTCCTATGAACACGAACTCGAGATCAAGCGAGGCATTCTCGCCGAAAGCATCGAGAGAATTGGCTCGTTCCCGCGCGACACAATCCCCGCGATCGAAACGATCAGCGGCCCCCGGTTGCATTACCGAAGTCACGCCACGGTGAAGTACGACGGAGGCGCAACCGGACTTTACGCGCGCGGTACGTCCTCGCTTATTGCGTTTCCTCCGGAAGGCTGCCTGCTGGTTTCCGAACGAATTGCGGCCGCATTGAGGGAAAAAGTACCCGGCGTGGCCGACGAGTTCAGGATTGCGGAGGATGCGCACGGCCGTATATTGCGTTCGACAGAAGCGGACAGGATGGTGGAGGATATCGTGGCCGGCATTCTCTATCGGCGCGACATATCCTCGTTCTTCCAGTCGAACCGTTTTCTACGGGAAAGAATGCTTGGGACGGTCGGAGAGTTCGCAGGGCTTAAAAAGGACGAGCGCTTTATCGATATTGGATGCGGAGTGGGGTTCTTTACACTCGACCTCGCGCGCTCAGGAAATCCCGGAACCGGCGTTGACCGCGACCGAATTGCGATTTCATCGGCAAGAGAGAATGCGCGTGCAAACAATATCGGATCAGCGGCTTTCCTTACCGCCGATGCGTCCTCTTTCCCCGCCCGGGGCCATGCCGGCGATACCGTTATTCTCGATCCGCCCAGGGCCGGGATTTCGGCCGCGGCGCGCGGCGCCATCTCAGGGCTGAGTCCGCGGAGAATTATCTATGTTTCGTGCAACCCGACCACATTCGCGCGCGACATCAGGGATTTCGCCGCCGCCGGATATCCGCTTAAAAAGATTTTATTCATCGATATGTTCCCCGCCACCATGCACATTGAGGCGATCGGTCTGCTGGAGCGCGTTATATGA